One Mycobacterium kubicae genomic window carries:
- a CDS encoding flavin-containing monooxygenase: MTMANDHTYATLIVGAGFTGLGAAIRLAEAGVTDIVILERGDRVGGTWRDTTYPGASCDVPSLLYSFSFVKNPTWSRTYSPASEIYQHLEDMATRFDIRRHIRFGHEVSGLRFDEDAGIWTATTKNRKRFTARTVVLASGPLSDVSYPNIRGLHDYRGHKIHSARWDHDYDFTDKRVAVIGTGASAVQIVPELVKHAGFVKVFQRTPCWVLPRLDVATPPAVQALFAKVPATQALARQALFWGHEASATALVWNTPLTSVVARLGQAHLRAQVKDPWLRRQLTPDFRPGCKRMLVSSDYYPALQRDNCKLIDWPIATLSPVGIRTSDGIEHHLDCIVFATGYDVHLTGPPFAVTGLGGRSLGDEWARGATAYKSISAHGYPNLFFMTGPNSGPGHNSLLVYIEGQLDYAVRAITTILTEDLRYLDVRQDVQRRHNEDLQRRLTKTTWMSGCRSWYLTPDGFNGSMYPGFATQYLRQMQDFRYDHYEAVVHHADARAVAPA; encoded by the coding sequence CATCGTGATCCTCGAGCGCGGCGACCGCGTGGGTGGAACCTGGCGCGACACAACGTATCCCGGTGCCAGCTGTGACGTGCCCTCGCTGCTGTACTCCTTCTCGTTCGTCAAGAACCCGACGTGGTCGCGGACGTATTCACCGGCATCGGAGATCTATCAACACCTCGAGGACATGGCGACCAGATTCGACATCCGGCGCCACATCCGCTTCGGTCACGAGGTCAGCGGGCTGAGGTTCGACGAAGACGCCGGCATCTGGACGGCAACGACCAAGAACCGCAAGCGATTCACTGCCCGTACCGTCGTCCTGGCATCCGGCCCCTTGTCGGACGTCAGCTACCCCAACATCCGTGGGCTCCATGATTACCGAGGCCACAAGATCCACAGCGCACGGTGGGACCATGACTACGACTTCACCGACAAACGGGTCGCCGTCATCGGCACCGGCGCGAGCGCCGTCCAGATCGTTCCCGAACTGGTCAAGCACGCCGGCTTCGTCAAAGTCTTCCAGCGCACACCCTGCTGGGTGCTGCCCCGCCTGGATGTCGCGACACCACCGGCGGTGCAAGCGCTGTTCGCCAAAGTGCCGGCCACCCAAGCCCTCGCCCGCCAAGCACTTTTCTGGGGGCATGAGGCCAGTGCCACGGCGTTGGTGTGGAACACCCCGCTGACCTCGGTGGTGGCCCGGCTCGGACAGGCACACCTGCGGGCCCAGGTCAAAGACCCGTGGCTGCGCCGGCAACTGACGCCGGACTTCCGGCCGGGATGTAAACGCATGCTCGTCTCCAGCGACTACTACCCGGCCCTGCAGCGTGACAATTGCAAACTGATCGACTGGCCGATCGCCACGCTGAGCCCGGTCGGCATCCGCACCAGCGACGGCATCGAACACCATCTCGACTGCATCGTGTTCGCCACCGGCTACGACGTGCACCTCACCGGACCGCCTTTCGCTGTCACCGGCCTCGGGGGGCGCTCGCTGGGTGACGAATGGGCACGCGGCGCAACGGCATACAAAAGCATCAGCGCACACGGATACCCCAACCTGTTTTTCATGACCGGACCGAACTCGGGGCCGGGGCACAACTCGCTACTGGTGTATATCGAAGGCCAGTTGGACTACGCGGTGCGCGCGATCACCACCATCTTGACCGAGGACCTGCGCTATCTCGACGTGCGCCAAGACGTGCAACGCCGGCACAACGAAGACCTCCAGCGCCGACTGACCAAGACGACGTGGATGTCGGGCTGCCGCAGCTGGTATCTGACCCCCGACGGGTTCAACGGGTCCATGTATCCCGGGTTCGCAACCCAGTATCTGCGACAGATGCAGGACTTCCGCTACGACCATTACGAGGCGGTGGTACACCACGCCGATGCACGGGCGGTCGCTCCCGCCTGA
- a CDS encoding MerR family transcriptional regulator: protein MTSERPGRPEPGTIAGVLLNIRRAPKRVRRQSRDFIETAVAQLFDAAVRQPHGLAASGEYRIDDLARLAGTTTRNIRVYRDRGLLPPPLRVGRIALFNDTHLTRLRLITSMLDRGYNIAHVREMLSAWEEGKNLGDVLGLESAIVGTWTTEKAQTMPLDEARRLIDDPHAFDRMVGLQVIRVEGDQATITRPKLVEAFNEVRGYGVSADKLIDLHEQILPKIDEISNLLVQAGFEHVGNRIKPGEALPADAEVAELITMLVRFRTQAVATVTATLAASIESTIESLVSRVLEDYLERSSEAGTAPATESIGAQSDTEPT from the coding sequence ATGACATCCGAGCGACCTGGTCGGCCCGAACCGGGCACGATCGCCGGCGTCCTGCTCAATATCAGGCGCGCACCCAAGCGCGTCCGGCGCCAGTCGCGCGACTTCATCGAAACCGCGGTGGCACAGCTTTTCGACGCGGCCGTCCGCCAACCCCACGGCCTGGCGGCGTCCGGGGAATACCGCATCGACGACCTCGCCAGGCTGGCCGGCACCACCACCCGCAATATCCGGGTGTACCGCGACCGGGGCCTGCTGCCACCTCCGCTGCGGGTCGGGCGCATTGCCCTGTTCAACGACACCCACCTGACGCGGCTGCGATTGATCACCTCGATGCTCGATCGGGGTTACAACATCGCGCACGTGCGCGAGATGCTCAGCGCCTGGGAGGAGGGGAAGAACCTGGGCGACGTACTCGGGCTCGAGTCGGCCATTGTCGGCACCTGGACCACCGAGAAGGCACAGACCATGCCGCTGGACGAAGCTCGACGACTCATCGACGACCCGCACGCGTTCGATCGGATGGTCGGGCTACAGGTGATCCGGGTCGAGGGTGACCAGGCCACCATCACCCGGCCGAAATTGGTCGAGGCTTTCAACGAGGTCCGGGGCTACGGAGTGAGCGCCGATAAGCTCATCGACCTGCACGAGCAGATCCTGCCCAAGATCGACGAGATCAGTAACCTGCTGGTGCAAGCGGGATTCGAGCACGTCGGGAACCGGATCAAGCCGGGCGAGGCGCTGCCCGCTGACGCCGAGGTTGCCGAACTGATCACCATGCTGGTCCGGTTCCGTACCCAGGCGGTTGCGACCGTCACCGCCACCCTGGCCGCGTCGATCGAGTCGACCATCGAGTCGCTGGTCAGTCGCGTGCTCGAGGACTACCTGGAACGGTCATCCGAAGCCGGTACCGCGCCTGCCACAGAATCTATTGGCGCTCAATCAGATACGGAGCCAACGTAG
- a CDS encoding salicylate synthase, giving the protein MEASVEASSLGTASLSIPMPSQIEPADLAAELAAVLFEPTGEQYLLYEFDGQWVVGAGVQAMVELDSDELRVIRDGVTQRQQWSGRPGPVLGEAIDRLLLETDQLFGWVAFEFGVYRYGLQQRLAPRTPLARVFWPRTRIVVSRSEVRLFGAGDREREAVERLLADGLPDVPSPSPVDLSADPSGYRDRVAVAVGEIVAGEYHKVILSRCLTLPFEIDFPSTYRLGRRHNTPVRSFLLHLGGFRALGYSPELVAAVRPDGTVITEPLAGTRALGRGAVHDQQARHDLESDSKEIVEHAISVRTSLQEMVEIAEPGTAAVTDFMAVRERGSVQHLGSTISGRLDPSSDRMDALEALFPAVTASGIPKAGGVDAILRLDDSPRGLYSGAVVMFSADGGLDAALTLRAAYARDGQTWLRAGAGIIEASNPEREFEETCEKLSTLAPYLIERQ; this is encoded by the coding sequence ATGGAAGCCAGCGTCGAGGCGAGTTCTTTAGGCACGGCGTCACTGTCCATTCCAATGCCCAGCCAAATCGAGCCGGCTGATCTGGCGGCCGAGCTGGCCGCGGTGCTATTCGAGCCGACTGGCGAGCAGTACCTGCTGTATGAGTTTGACGGCCAGTGGGTTGTCGGCGCAGGTGTGCAGGCGATGGTGGAACTGGATAGCGACGAGTTGCGGGTCATTCGCGATGGTGTGACTCAGCGTCAGCAGTGGTCGGGGCGGCCGGGTCCGGTGCTCGGTGAGGCTATCGACCGGCTCTTGCTGGAAACCGATCAGCTCTTCGGCTGGGTGGCTTTCGAGTTCGGGGTCTACCGCTACGGGTTGCAGCAGCGGCTGGCGCCGCGTACGCCGTTGGCGCGCGTGTTCTGGCCGCGAACCCGCATCGTGGTGAGCCGAAGCGAGGTCCGCCTGTTCGGCGCCGGGGACCGAGAGCGCGAAGCGGTGGAGCGATTACTCGCCGACGGACTACCCGACGTGCCGTCGCCGAGCCCGGTCGACCTCAGCGCAGACCCGTCCGGCTACCGGGATCGGGTAGCGGTGGCCGTCGGTGAGATCGTTGCCGGCGAATATCACAAGGTCATCCTTTCCCGTTGTCTGACACTGCCGTTCGAGATCGACTTTCCCTCGACCTACCGGCTTGGGCGTCGCCACAACACTCCGGTACGGTCTTTTCTGCTGCACCTCGGCGGGTTCCGCGCCCTGGGGTACAGCCCCGAACTCGTCGCGGCCGTGCGCCCCGACGGAACGGTGATCACCGAGCCGCTGGCCGGCACCCGCGCCCTGGGGCGTGGCGCCGTGCACGACCAGCAGGCTCGCCACGACCTGGAATCGGACTCCAAAGAAATTGTCGAGCATGCCATTTCGGTACGCACCTCGCTGCAGGAAATGGTCGAGATCGCCGAACCGGGGACCGCGGCGGTCACCGATTTCATGGCGGTACGCGAACGGGGCAGTGTGCAGCATCTGGGCTCGACGATCAGCGGTCGGCTGGACCCGTCAAGTGACCGGATGGACGCGCTCGAAGCGCTGTTTCCCGCCGTCACAGCATCCGGAATTCCGAAAGCGGGCGGCGTGGACGCCATATTGCGTCTCGACGACAGTCCGCGGGGACTGTATTCCGGTGCGGTCGTGATGTTCTCGGCCGACGGCGGATTGGATGCGGCCCTGACGTTGCGGGCGGCCTATGCGCGCGACGGCCAGACGTGGTTGCGCGCTGGGGCCGGCATCATCGAGGCCTCGAACCCCGAGCGGGAGTTCGAGGAGACGTGCGAGAAGCTCTCTACGTTGGCTCCGTATCTGATTGAGCGCCAATAG
- a CDS encoding sodium-dependent bicarbonate transport family permease has translation MLHEFWENFTHNLFKPLLLFFYFGFLIPILKVRFEFPYVIYQGLTMYLLLAIGWHGGEELSRIKPSSIGTIVGFMIAGFVLNFVIGAIAYFLLRYLSAMRRVDRATVAGYYGSDSAGTFATCVAVLTSIGIAFDAYMPVMLAVMEIPGCLVALYLVARLRHRGMDEAGYMPDEPGYTAPPKVSIGPGTAARPANGRSLESENERAIEQEMEFSLEKREHPDAADLPNPGKKPSLFSRELFQEVFLNPGLCLLIGGIIIGLISGLQGEKVVHDDDTFFVTAFQGVLALFLLEMGMTASRKLKDLRTAGRGFIFFGLLAPNLFAALGIFVAHSYAHLTDSTFKPGTYVLFAVLCGAASYIAVPAVQRLAIPEASPTLPLAASLGLTFSYNVTVGIPLYIELARMMGQWFHTA, from the coding sequence ATGCTGCATGAGTTCTGGGAGAACTTCACCCACAACTTGTTCAAGCCTCTTCTGTTGTTCTTCTACTTCGGCTTCCTCATCCCGATCCTGAAGGTCCGCTTCGAGTTCCCCTACGTGATCTACCAGGGACTCACCATGTATCTGTTGCTGGCCATCGGCTGGCACGGCGGCGAAGAGCTCTCGAGGATCAAACCCTCGTCGATCGGCACCATCGTCGGCTTCATGATCGCGGGCTTCGTGCTGAATTTCGTCATCGGGGCGATCGCCTACTTCCTGCTGCGATACCTCAGCGCCATGCGCCGGGTCGACCGGGCGACGGTCGCAGGCTATTACGGATCAGATTCGGCGGGCACCTTCGCCACCTGCGTGGCCGTGCTGACCAGTATCGGCATAGCTTTCGACGCCTACATGCCGGTCATGTTGGCCGTCATGGAGATCCCGGGCTGTCTGGTCGCGTTGTATCTGGTCGCGCGCCTGCGCCACCGCGGCATGGACGAAGCCGGATACATGCCCGACGAGCCCGGCTACACCGCGCCCCCCAAGGTGAGCATCGGACCCGGGACGGCCGCCCGCCCCGCTAACGGCCGCAGCCTGGAATCGGAGAACGAGCGCGCGATCGAGCAAGAAATGGAGTTCTCGCTGGAAAAACGAGAGCATCCGGACGCCGCGGACCTGCCGAACCCCGGCAAGAAGCCGTCGCTGTTCTCGCGTGAGTTGTTCCAAGAGGTTTTCCTCAACCCGGGACTCTGCCTGCTCATCGGCGGCATCATCATCGGTCTGATCAGCGGATTGCAGGGCGAGAAGGTGGTGCACGACGACGACACCTTCTTCGTCACCGCCTTCCAGGGCGTGCTTGCGCTGTTCTTGCTCGAGATGGGCATGACCGCCTCCCGGAAGTTGAAAGATCTCCGGACGGCCGGTCGGGGGTTCATCTTCTTCGGCCTGTTGGCGCCCAACCTGTTCGCCGCCCTGGGAATCTTCGTCGCCCACAGCTACGCCCATCTCACCGACAGCACCTTCAAGCCAGGCACCTACGTGCTGTTTGCGGTGTTGTGCGGGGCGGCGTCCTACATCGCCGTTCCCGCCGTGCAGCGACTGGCGATACCCGAGGCCAGCCCGACCTTGCCCTTGGCGGCGTCGCTGGGCCTGACGTTCTCCTACAACGTCACGGTCGGTATCCCGCTGTATATCGAGCTGGCCCGCATGATGGGCCAATGGTTCCACACCGCTTGA
- the hemW gene encoding radical SAM family heme chaperone HemW, with translation MTVREAPVELPAVLPTAGAPFGLYLHVPFCVTRCGYCDFNTYTPAELGGVNPDAWLSALRTELELAAARLHGPTVNTVFVGGGTPSLLGGARLATLLDMVRDHFPLAPDAEITTEANPESTWPEFFAAIRAAGYTRVSLGMQSSAPRVLATLDRVHSPGRAVTAAGEALAEGFEHVSLDLIYGTPGESDDDLLRSVAAAVESGVDHVSAYALVVEEGTALARRVRRGELAAPDDDVLAQRYELADALLTQAGFDWYEVSNWSRPGGQCRHNLGYWDGGQWWGAGPGAHGHVGTTRWWNVKHPNTYAEMLTAAALPVAGYERLDADALHTEEVLLGIRLRQGLPLQRLNAAERQRAEGAVADGLLTSEGDRLVLTDRGRLLADGVVRTLLG, from the coding sequence ATGACTGTTCGTGAGGCACCGGTAGAGCTGCCGGCCGTGCTGCCGACCGCCGGAGCGCCGTTCGGGTTGTACCTGCATGTCCCGTTTTGCGTCACCCGCTGCGGTTACTGCGACTTCAACACCTACACCCCGGCCGAACTGGGCGGGGTCAACCCGGACGCATGGCTGTCGGCGCTGCGCACCGAACTGGAACTGGCGGCCGCTCGCCTGCACGGCCCCACGGTGAATACGGTCTTCGTCGGCGGCGGAACACCGTCGCTGCTGGGCGGGGCGCGGCTGGCCACCCTGCTCGACATGGTGCGTGACCACTTTCCGCTGGCGCCCGACGCCGAGATCACCACCGAGGCGAATCCGGAATCGACGTGGCCGGAATTCTTTGCCGCGATTCGGGCGGCCGGATACACCCGGGTGTCGCTCGGTATGCAGTCGTCGGCGCCGCGGGTATTGGCGACCCTGGACCGGGTGCATTCGCCGGGCCGGGCGGTGACCGCGGCGGGCGAGGCGCTGGCCGAAGGGTTTGAACACGTCAGCCTGGACCTGATCTACGGCACCCCGGGGGAGTCCGACGACGACTTGCTGCGCTCGGTGGCGGCCGCGGTCGAATCCGGTGTCGATCATGTGTCCGCCTACGCGCTGGTGGTCGAGGAGGGCACCGCGTTGGCGCGGCGCGTCAGACGTGGTGAATTGGCCGCCCCCGACGACGACGTGCTGGCGCAACGCTACGAATTGGCCGACGCGCTGCTAACTCAGGCGGGATTCGACTGGTACGAGGTGTCCAACTGGTCCCGCCCGGGCGGGCAGTGCCGGCACAACCTCGGCTACTGGGACGGTGGCCAGTGGTGGGGTGCGGGACCGGGTGCCCATGGGCATGTCGGCACCACCCGATGGTGGAATGTCAAGCACCCCAACACGTATGCCGAGATGCTCACTGCTGCCGCGCTGCCGGTGGCCGGTTACGAACGGCTGGATGCCGACGCGCTGCACACCGAAGAAGTTCTGCTCGGAATCCGCTTGCGCCAAGGGTTGCCGCTGCAGCGGCTCAACGCCGCGGAACGCCAGCGCGCCGAAGGCGCGGTGGCCGACGGGTTGCTGACGTCCGAGGGCGACAGGCTGGTGCTCACCGACCGCGGCCGGCTGTTGGCCGACGGCGTCGTGCGCACGCTGCTGGGATAG
- a CDS encoding Ms4527A family Cys-rich leader peptide: protein MTAVSPNLRTALVVRRHIDLKRVCSCCCLP, encoded by the coding sequence GTGACCGCTGTTAGCCCGAACCTGCGCACCGCGCTCGTGGTACGGCGGCATATCGACCTCAAGCGCGTTTGCAGCTGTTGCTGTCTGCCTTGA